Proteins from one Mauremys mutica isolate MM-2020 ecotype Southern chromosome 14, ASM2049712v1, whole genome shotgun sequence genomic window:
- the NIP7 gene encoding 60S ribosome subunit biogenesis protein NIP7 homolog has protein sequence MRPLTQEETRALFEKLAKYIGENIQLLVDRPDGSYCFRLHKDRVYYVSERILKVATSIPGDKLVALGTCFGKFTKTGKFRLHVTALDYLAPYAKYKVWVKPGAEQSFLYGNHVLKSGLGRITENTAQYQGVVVYSMADVPLGFGVAAKSTQDCRKVDPMAIVVFHQADVGEYVRHEDTLT, from the exons ATGCGGCCCCTCACGCAGGAGGAGACCCGGGCCCTGTTCGAGAAGCTCGCGAAATA CATCGGCGAGAacatccagctgctggtggaCCGGCCCGACGGCTCCTACTGTTTCCGCCTGCACAAGGACCGCGTTTACTACGTCAG TGAGAGAATCTTGAAGGTGGCGACCAGTATCCCTGGGGACAAGCTGGTGGCACTGGGCACCTGCTTTGGGAAGTTCACCAAGACCGGGAAGTTCCGGCTCCACGTCACTGCCCTGGATTACCTTGCTCCCTATGCCAAG TATAAAGTGTGGGTGAAACCTGGAGCAGAACAGTCCTTCCTTTATGGGAACCATGTGCTGAAATCTGGCCTAGGCCGCATCACCGAGAACACAGCTCAGTACCAGGGTGTGGTGGTGTATTCCATGGCTGATGTTCCTCTG GGTTTTGGAGTAGCGGCAAAGTCTACCCAGGACTGCCGGAAAGTGGACCCCATGGCAATCGTAGTGTTTCATCAGGCTGATGTTGGGGAGTACGTGCGGCATGAGGACACACTTACTTAA